The Phragmites australis chromosome 13, lpPhrAust1.1, whole genome shotgun sequence DNA window TTTCCAACTTCGGTGTCCTTGTCTCCTTGAGTTCATGTCATAAATCAGAGAAACCATGGAAGATCTACAAGATTGCAACTCGAAAAGCCTGGTTGCTCTTCCCGGCTCTGTGGTTCTGCATCTCTTCAGGCTGTTTGGTCAGCAGGATCAGAATTCCTGGCAGAAGTACATACTAGCTTACTTTCTTTTGGTCAGGAATGAGTTCTCAAGGGAGTCAAAGAAACAATCAGTTTTGATTGGATCAGATGTTCACTGCTGTGATATTTCAGAATTGGATGTGGATTTTTCATTTGCTACAGATTTGGACAGTGAAGACCTGGAACTTCAGAAGCAGAAACCTGTTCTGAAGATTCAGTCGGGAGGTGATTCAAGTGGCAACAGATCAAATGATTGCTTCTTTCCAGGCCTTCATGATGACCTGGCTCAAGACTGTGTTGCTTGGACAAGCAGATCAGACTACCCGTCACTTTCTTGTCTGAATAAAAGGTTTAATTTGTTAATTAACAGTGGATATCTGTACAAACTGCGGAGGAAATATGGCATTATTGAGCATTGGGTGTATCTGGCTTGTAGTTTGATGCCCTGGGAAGCATTTGACCCTTCACGAAAGCGGTGGATGAGGCTTCCGAGAATGCCGTGCGATGAGTGCTTCTCCTGCGCAGACAAGGAATCACTTGCCGTCGGGACACAGCTGCTTGTCTTTGGCCGGGAATATACTGGCCTGGCTATTTGGATGTACAATTTACTGACTCGCAATTGGTCCCAATGCACTCCAATGAATCTGCCCCGCTGTCTTTTTGCCTCGGGAAGCTCAGGCGAGATTGCTATTGTTGCTGGTGGGTGTGATAGTAATGGACATGTGCTGAAATCTGCTGAGTTGTACAACTCGGAAACTGGCCACTGGGAGACTTTACCAGACATGAACCTGGCCAGGAGGCTCTCTTCAGGTTTCTTCATGGATGGGAAGTTTTATGTCATTGGGGGTGTATCTAGCCAGAGGGATTCATTTACTTGTGGAGAGGAATATACTCTTGAAACAAGAAGCTGGAGAAGAATACTTGATATGTACCCTGGAGGGACCAGTGCCTCTCAGTCACCTCCTCTTGTCGCTGTTGTGAATAATCAACTCTACGCCGCTGACCAGTCGACGAATGTGGTTAAGAAGTATGATAAAGCAAATAACACTTGGAACATAGTGAAGCCATTGCCCGTCAGAGCTGACTCTTCCAATGGTTGGGGCCTAGCTTTCAAGGCTTGCGGTGACAGATTGCTGGTCATCGGTGGCCACAGAGGACCTCGCGGCGAAGTAATATTGCTGCATTCTTGGTGCCCTGAAGACGGGGGCGGTGGTGCTGACTGGGAGGTGCTCTCGGTGAAGGAGCGTGCTGGTGTCTTTGTTTACAACTGTGCAATAATGGGGTGCTGAGTTACCTTTGTTTCAGTATATGCCACTCGTTTAGCAAGCCAACCCATTTCCTGCCGCCCTTTAGCCATCCGTTACAATGACTTGTAATTCAGAAATGACACACCCCTCTTTTCGTGGAGTTCTCGATTCAATGTCTGAGAGCATAGAGCAATCTGTTCAGTTTACCTGGAACTTCTTTTTTTAACTCTTTTCAGAATTCTTTGTTCTGTCTATTATGAAATTTATGCGGTATTCTTTATTCATCGTCCTTGATGAAAACCGTGGTATATCTGCTGATTGCTGAGTTCGACGACATCTATCAAATTTCAGACTATTGTATCCACTGTGCAATGTGTCAAGgctcagaaaaaaatatttgtatttttttatgtttccgTAATTTGGCCGTCCTGAATTTCCGTTTACCCTGTTCTCCCCCGGGCCCTCTTATTTTTTGACCATTTAAtcataatattttaatataaaccCCTCCACAACTAAAATTCCAACATCTAAACTCCTTGACAAGGGGTTGTCACAGTAAATATTAGAATTAAATcgattaaaatataaaaaaatgcgGTACCATCTGCTATCTGAAATCTCACAGCAAGCTCAGACAACGTGTGTAGGAAAAAAGTTGTTTATTTCAACTTATGCTTTCTTCAGTAATTTCTGGGACTATGTACAGACTTCAGGTTCTCGTGTACTTGCGATTAGCCCGTCAGTAGCATGCCTAAATTTATCAGTGAAAGAGTTTGACCTTGCCTGTGGTAAAAAGTTCCTTTCATTTCTTCCATCCTTTTCATGATTCTTCAGCTCGGTTTGTCAACTTCGTTTACTTCGCTGACGGTTTTACCCCTTCTGCAGAACATCCTCCTGACTCCTGAGTGGCTGGCAGCATTGCTCACTAGCTAGCGACAGACGTGAACTGAAACCAAACACGATGATGTGAATGTGGATACATGATCTCTGGAAAATGCGTCGGTCAATCTCACTTTAAAGGGTCGACGAAGCAGCGATATTGACCTGTTCATGCCGGGCGATTTTCGCAACGATATTGTTGTCGGAAATCTCTGTCCGTTTCTGTCCTGGGATCTCGAGCTTTGATCAGTTATTCGCTTTTCCTCAACTGCCTGTCAGCATCTCTGCAAAAACTCGGAGCCACTTGACCATTCCAGTACTGGTGAAATGTGCGACACCTGGACATCTTCTTCCTGCCGACATCGGCATGATGTACTGTCAGCGTCAGGTACACCTTTAGAACTAGAAATTTGGCTGTATTTCTTTTGCTCCCACTTATTCCAGGGTGAGATTGAAGATATCAAAAGGCGTTCGAACAATTATTCAAAAAGTACCACCTAATAATGTAAAGAGAAGCAGCTCTCCTACTTATTctcggaaaaaaaatccaagccATATAGCATGAACTCACCCAGATAGAAGTTCAAGAATGTGAATCGTGCAAA harbors:
- the LOC133889117 gene encoding F-box/kelch-repeat protein At5g60570-like, with the translated sequence MEDLQDCNSKSLVALPGSVVLHLFRLFGQQDQNSWQKYILAYFLLVRNEFSRESKKQSVLIGSDVHCCDISELDVDFSFATDLDSEDLELQKQKPVLKIQSGGDSSGNRSNDCFFPGLHDDLAQDCVAWTSRSDYPSLSCLNKRFNLLINSGYLYKLRRKYGIIEHWVYLACSLMPWEAFDPSRKRWMRLPRMPCDECFSCADKESLAVGTQLLVFGREYTGLAIWMYNLLTRNWSQCTPMNLPRCLFASGSSGEIAIVAGGCDSNGHVLKSAELYNSETGHWETLPDMNLARRLSSGFFMDGKFYVIGGVSSQRDSFTCGEEYTLETRSWRRILDMYPGGTSASQSPPLVAVVNNQLYAADQSTNVVKKYDKANNTWNIVKPLPVRADSSNGWGLAFKACGDRLLVIGGHRGPRGEVILLHSWCPEDGGGGADWEVLSVKERAGVFVYNCAIMGC